The Vanessa tameamea isolate UH-Manoa-2023 chromosome 20, ilVanTame1 primary haplotype, whole genome shotgun sequence nucleotide sequence aagtttgtaagtaatatttaagaaaataatgttttgtatacCCATTTTTAAGAAAGATTACACCTTAATCCAACGATCGTTTAATGTACTTGGTAACCAACTCAAAACATAAATTCGTAGATTAAAATCGACATTACAACACAACCCGCCCTATTCTGAACTTACATGTACTAATACACAATAATTTCACTTCATAATATGACGATCAGAACTCATTTTCCATTTCATTACAAATtgtacaaaattcaaataaagttcAAAGAATTAAAACATGAATTATTTGACTTGGagtataaaaaattagtaataCCAATCACAGCCTGTGATGCGCTTCCGTGTAACGAAGCGAGTCTCCTTGCAAGGTAATCCGTCATCCAATCAATACAAATGATAAACTAACTTTGTATGAAACTTATTAGAACATCAATCCACTAATATGTTTGTAGCAAACATAAATGAATGACTGTTtccattccaaatttaaaaaatgtacaatatcTAATGAAACGGTTTCTAGTTATGAGATCGTTTAATCTCTGagcattcaaaaaataaatataaaaaaaatgcatttattcaAACCTGATTAGTAACTTTAGTCACAAACCAGCTAATTAGTTTCGTAAATAAATAGGTTAGTATATAGTATAGACTATTTAATCACGAGTTAGTTTTTAGGATGTATTTACTATAcaatatacgtatgtattacAAGTTATATCTCTCATTGCTCTATAATGCTCTGCTCTGAAATAAATGCTGACTTTTTAtacgtgtatttatttttaagaactatTTATACAGCGTGTTCCAAAATAATTTAGACTTTTgttgaatttgaaatataaatgcaCACATTTGTAGTTTTATGTGAGGTACATAAAAACATTGCGAAACGATTATTTAATAGAACAAAGCCAAGTCGAACATATCATAtagtctaaataaatattatataatattgtaacacaATTTATCCGATCTATGATGCCTTCCGTGTAATTCCAGCTGACATTTACCAATAATACATTGTATAGTAAAAATGAATCCGAAGTTAGAAGCGTTTATGCGGGGACGTCCCAGATACGCGTGTTGGCGTCCTGGCCGACCGTGGCCAGCGTGTTGTTGTCCAGCCACGTCAGACCCGTGATCTGGCTTTGCGGGTGTGCATCTGGAAAAAacgtacatttatattattattcaataacaatCCAAATTCTATGATaccaaatgtattaattaattatctttctaatatattacacaaaagaAGTATTTTGCGATTAATGTTGATATTGTTCACGTAAATCTTAGCAAATGCGACATTCGCAGTGTGCGTGCgttgtgtgtgtgcgtgtgtgtgtgtgcgtgtgtgtgtgagtgtgtgtgcgtgcgtgtgtagtgtgtgtgcgtgcgtgtgtagtgtgtgtgcgtgcgtgtgtagtgtgtgtgcgtgcgtgtgtagtgtgtgtgcgtgtgtgtgtgtgcgtgtgtgtgtgagtgtgtgtgcgtgcgtgtgtagtgtgtgtgcgtgcgtgtgtagtgtgtgtgcgtgcgtgtgtagtgtgtgtgcgtgcgtgtgtagtgtgtgtgcgtgcgtgtgtagtgtgtgtgcgtgtgtgtgtgtgcgtgtgtgtgtgtgcgtgtgtgtgtgagtgtgtgtgcgtgcgtgtgtagtgtgtgtgcgtgcgtgtgtagtgtgtgtgcgtgcgtgtgtagtgtgtgtgcgtgtgtgtgtgtgcgtgtgtgtgtgtgcgtgtgtgtgtgagtgtgtgtgcgtgcgtgtgtagtatgtgtgcgtgcgtgtgtagtgtgtgtgcgtgcgtgtgtagtgtgtgtgcgtgcgtgtgtagtgtgtgtgcgtgcgtgtgtagtgtgtgtgcgtgtgtgtgtgtgcgtgtgtgtgtgagtgtgtgtgagtgtgtgtgcgtgcgtgtgtagtgtgtgtgcgtgcgtgtgtagtgtgtgtgcgtgcgtgtgtagtgtgtgtgcgtgcgtgtgtagtgtgtgtgcgtgcgtgtgtagtatgtgtgcgtgcgtgtgtagtgtgtgtgcgtgcgtgtgtagtgtgtgtgtgtgcgtgcgtgtgcgtgtgagCGTGTGCGTGTGAGCGTGCGTgtgtagtgtgtgtgtgtgtgcgtgcgtgcgtagtgtgtgtgtgtgcgtgtgtgcgtgcgtgtgtagtgtgtgtgtgcgtgtgtgtgcgtgtgtgtgtgtgcgtgtgcgcgTGCGTACAGCGAGCTGAGTGCGCGGCGCGGGTACGTACTCTTGATGTGCGTGTGCTTGTTGGGCGCGAGGCGGCTCCACACGATGACGGTGGTGTCGAGCGAGCCCGACGCCACGCGCGCGCCGTCGGGGCTCCACGACACGCAGTTCACGCGCGCGCTGTGGAAGCCCCACTCCCTGTTGTGCGCCAGCTGGAACCGAGGGGAGATTATTTATGCATCTTATATCATATAGCAGATACCTAAATCCGAATTCcgctgtaataatattataaaaaacactaTACAATAGAAGGAGACAGAGATGGAGagaaaataatatgtgactAAGAGACTTGGCtgtcagggccggatctaccatatggctttttcggcttcagcccagggccccgtggattcaagggggccccagctaagtcacgtcaaagtcaaaaagagaagataatgcgaaagaatccataactttattaaattaaacagatatgtcttaggtgggaccctaagtagtgttagcccagggccctctaaacttacggtccggccctgttgGCAGTAACATCTTCGTCttactttaagtttaaataaatagttcaactAACCTTGTACTCATCGGTCGTATACAATATCAGCTTCCTATTAGCGTCACAGGCCACTAAGTGGCTCGAGTCCGGACTGTAGCGAGCGTCCGTGACCGGTCCGAGATGAATTAACTCCGTCAGAGGCGAGAGACTTGTGCCTTGGAGAGTGTATATGTGGACCTTGCTGTCTCCACCTAAATTGAAaagatgtttatatttaaataactaaaataattatgagtCTTCATTTATAAACGAAATTAATGAGAACtgttataggtatgtaaatataagCTTTGCTTATCTATTTTCTAGACTAATGCCTTATATACAGCTTCGTAATGTTTTAGTTATGGcccgtggcttcgctcgcgCTTTAAGTGTTAATTCGAACATTCATATGAAATTTGTCATCAAATACAGTTCATGAATTTAGTCGTGAAAGAACAGCAGACAGACAGTTCAATTcccatttctaatattagtatagattgataTATGCAGATAATATATGACAACATCCcacttcattttaataacaagGATTAATGTAAATGTACTTTAAATTGTGATTTTTCTACTGACCACCAACAGCGACGTGCTTGTTTTTCGGGTCGATGGTAACGCAGCTCGGCTCGTAGTCGATGGGGAGACTAAACTTCTTCGCACCATCCACTATGACCGTCAGCtagaaataatatgttactttaatgaaacattataaatggCTTGTCGACTCTGTCAAAAACTCTGAATTagctacatttttaaattgttaataaagtCATAGAGAATAGACAgaatagacaaaaataataataagttccatttatataataaataaggcagAGTAATATAAACTTTggaaatatcatataatttatatttatcaatactaaAACTTGACTggaaaaaatgtgtaaatactAACAGTAATTGCATCAAGAATAGAAGAACAACAAAACAGACAGACTTGGAAAACAATTTCTTCTTattctgtttaaatatatataacaattaaattataattcaatacaataattttttttcagctTTATTGATAGTCTATGCATACCTCTTTAACAGTAGCGACTATGGTTAAGTCTTCATCAGCGAGATGGTCCAGCCCTCGAGGCTGAGAGCCGAGCGGGATGGCGTCATCTGTGTATGTCGGGACATCAtctgaaatacaaattaaaatatttttatatatatgctttaaaagtacttttgaatggTAAAAACATGTTCCAACATGAACCAAATATTTAGAATGCGGATTCTTCTGAGAACTGGCCAGAAAcgcattcaaaataaattacaaactaattaattagtttttcctaagctaattaaaaacttaatttgtcaaatttatcatgatgatgatgttaatctgagcatttttttaatatcgttttgTAAAGCCCAACCTCAAAAGTCGATTAGATCAATATTACTCATTCAAAAGACTGAACGTCAACAGTCTTTTGAATATATCGAGTAAAATTTGACATAAAAGCCGAGGTTTCTTCtggaaatataaaaagaaaaaaaacgatGCCGAGCCAAGCGAGCTGCCACCGGACAGGTGTTACGGAGTATCCGAGCAGGCGGCAGGCGGCAGGCGGCAGGCGGCGTACcgtcgggcggcgcggcggcgcggcgcagCGTGTCGTCGATGCCGCACGTGAGcagcgcgccgcgcgccgcgcgcaTGCCGTTCAGCTGGTTGCCGTGGCCGCGCCCGCGCACGTGCCGCCCCGCGCCTGCGCACACACGCCGTTTGTATACATCGATCATTTATAGGAATGCGCTCTCCGACTGAACCTGGGAACTGAGGAGTTACTTTCGAAAGCAGATAATACATTTTTGCCATATTGGAATGATTTCATACGTAGTCCATTTGCAAGTTCTATtgcgaattaaataaaaatgtctaaatTTGAACTGTTGCTTAcagactattatattttaaaattatttcaatttcatgGTTATTCTAATTTCTTAagataccaaaataaaataagcataatatatttacccGTCTCGACGTTCCACAGCGTAACCGAGCCGTCGTGGCTCGCAGTGAACAGACCTTTGTCTTGCAGCTCGAGACAAGTTATGGGCTTGTTGTGACCGGTCAGCACGCGGAGCGGCGTGTCCGGGTTCTCGACGTCTAAGTAGTTGATGTCTCCGGAGAGCGACACGGAGAGGAGGTGCTTGCCCTGCCAGAGACAAGATACCTggagacaaaaattaaattcttaatttaactaataactAACCTTATACttagctatttataatttataaatattcttataaattaacattttcccAATTAAAGTAATCttactaaatcaaataaatattatttaaactaataaaatatactataaatacgaagaaaattaaataagtcgaattttttttagttttatttagacAATACGATATGATCTTTTCTCTCCAAGAATGCGATTTACAGAAGACACATTTACCTGCTGGTTCTCGACGGCGGTTCCCATATTGAAAATGAAGGCTCTCTGCATGGTCTCGATGTCCCAGATCGCGCAGGTCTTGTCACCGGAACAGGACAGCAGCTGCTTCCCGTCCGGCGACCACGCGATACCGTACACGCCGCCTTTGTGTGCCGGAGAACCGATCTGTGACATTgagttaaattatcaaaattaatattatataaatacaaaagtaactgtGTCTGTTAAGTTTTCACAGACACGCCACTTTATATATCGGATTTAGACGATATGAAACAAACTTAAACCCcgaaagacataggctactttttatatttaacatctgACGACCAACCACTGCAACGCGAGcgaaactaatttataaaatattacccaacaataacaatattgtacatattttacaCGCGTGTATGAATCTAAAcaaaacgtttatattgaaaGAAGATTCTTGTTTTTTGCCCCAAAAATAATCACTGGCTTACGCACAACAGACGCGCCAAAGTTACGTCACAATCGGACGAATAGTTCAcagaaacataaataacattttttattcgtaCAGAAAGTTTATTGAATGTATagttaattagattaaattataaataatcatacggttcaagtttaattttattacttagtaTTTAGATTGGTCCTCTCATTTTCACTCGGCTACGTGTACACGCGCGAACTTCTGCCCATCTGAGCTCACGACTTGTGCCCGCATACAGTAACGGCCACACGGAACGAAACACGTGCCCCCCTCCCACGCGCGTCTTTACCACACAAGAATTATGattgatattgttttaaatccGCGAAATGTATTATATCAACTCACTTCTCCCTTAAGCTCTGACGTAGCTCCATCGAAGAGGAATATCTTGCCATCGAAACCAGCCGAAGCAAACAGACTGCCGTCTGGACTGTAGCGTACAGCTTGGGCGAAACGGGTGTGCTCCTGAAACATATTATCATAAATGAGATACATTTCGACCAATTTCATCCAAGAATCATACTCGGAAACCAGACAAGTGCACAAACACAGGGGATATTGTAGTGATGTGTACAAAACATGAACTGCCGAAACGAGCTGAGGTGTTAAAACCTCATCACACGCTGTCCGAAACACAGTTCAAATCCGAATTGGCTGTTATTTTGACGGAAATCCccattaactattatttacgTTAGTCATTGGCTCCGTATGaagttttaaccatttcttacaaaaCGAATGCGCCACCGaacttggaaactgagatgagGTCCCTCataactgtagttacactggctcacttacccttcaaacctgaacacaacgatacaaagtattgctaatTGACGGttgaatatcttatgagtggttTGCAGGCTGGCAGAAAGCCGTACATCTCATTTTTACCTGTTTCGTGCACTTGAATTTGAACGGTGGGCCCTCGAAGACTGCGATGGTGTTGTCCTCAGAAGCAGTAACGATGCGGAACGGTCTTGCTGGACGAAAGTCGACTGAATTGATTGGTTTCGATTGACCGCTAATTTCTCCTACGGATGTACCAGTTTCCGCCATGAACACATGACCGAATCTGAAAAACGaaaactgttattaataatcttCTTTGGATTTTTTTGGATCGTATCGTTTTTGctaattatagataaattatcgatccgccccggcttcgcacgggtgcattgctgatactaaatatactacagaatgtcttacgacgttcacagtttttcagtcattagacgataaaaaccgctatgtccctacgttttaaatctgtagtatcttcgaaaataatcatttaaattacatgctgtaatgggccatattgatttatattaaattatttcacgtaaaaaataatggaaaaaatggttattgtcggttatccctaagagatagaccaCCATGGACTTTTTTCAAGACctttttaaattgtcaaaatacTGTAGTAcgttattttgatctatatcctagggttcagccagcgtttgcaatgtaagcgcgaaaaaaaaacgattatttacgaaatcactttagaaacttctaaaataatcagtgtttctctactatattgtgcatgtattatacatataaaacttcctcttgaatcaatatatctattaaataaaaacgcatCTAAatccgttgtataattttaaagatctaagcatacacagggacagacatcggtaagcgactttgttttaaactatgtaaCGAAGACGAGTGAGTAAGAGTGATAGGCAACGTATGGCGGACGAAAGAGAAAGAAGATGTTCTCGTGTTTTCTTTTATggaatcaatttaataattgaaagattaaatattttattttaaacctatCATTTCATTCAGAAAGTCATAAAtttgatgttaataattttagaaacttatacattataaacattgtcaatttaatattaaaaatcactgGTATAAATCTACGCAACTCTTGAGTACAGATCAGTAAGtcggtataaaatatatttatataatttaatactttaataataaactatacccgtgcgaagtcgcGTGTCGCTAGAATGTTATACATCATCACGATTACTGAATAGTATTATGCTGTTATGGAACTATACAATCtaataacagataaataaatattttataagtgacTGGCTGTTGTCGCAGCTTTGCTCGCGaggaagttgaatatattaacttgtatgtataataacttaaaatgttaagttaatttaatacctCTTGTGGTGTCATTGGTGTgcatttcaccccttagggtagaatagccagaaactcttaaatacttatctactcatttttaatcagtattccaaaaataaaatttcatgtttccaacttaaaaaaatgacgaaattccatacaaactttcaattcCTATTTCACCTCCTAAGGttttgaatttccaaaatctcTTCCTAATGGAGCCCTAACTTGAATAGTTTACGCTCAGCGACGATGAATCAATCAGTCAGGAcatgctattttataaatatagataactttatctcataaaaaatacatgtcaAACTAACAAACgccttgttttgtttttattgtttaaaaactaaaaaaagtgTGTCGTTTTGGCATGTGTGTAGAAATTGTTAAGAGTTCACCTCTCCCTCCCTTCTCCAACGACGACCATACGTTGACTGTCAGCGCTCCAAGCGATATCCTTGATCGGCCCGCCGATTGGTTGGAACTCGTTCTTCAAGATGTGCTCCTTGTTCACGGTGTCCCAGATCCGAACTTTGCCTGACACATCTGTAACAATGTTTACACCTTCAAAAAACTGCTGCCTTTTGTAACTTGATTGCGTGTATCACAaacgagtttaattttattttaaaattccctTCATTCTGATATGATCATCAAACCTTTGCGTTTTGagcttttattttctaaatcaaaATCTTTAACAAAACATCCAAGTCGACTCTTATGAGAACTTTTATATCGTAATCTTACAGggttttgttaaattataataaaaaaatagattcgtAATTTATAGAGAAAAACCGACGACAAggacagtagttactcttcttcgctgaatatattacatacataccaGGGACgttatggagctccgtaaccgtaaccgaaACGATcagatatccgaaataaaaacgTAACCGAAACTGTAACCGAAAccgataaaaaacaaaatcatttttgCAAATAGTTTGTTATACTTAAAGAGAGTacctaattgtattttaaagctattcGATTTTTCTGTTATTATACCTACTACTATATAATAGCctacaaataaagtaaaattaatattttgtattttttcttttaacatttctaaataatctaatatccgTAACCGAAACTATTCGAAACtatacgaaataatttcgtatctgaaaccagtaaaatattatttatatatccgtATCAATATCCAGATCCGAAATGATATATCCATAACATCActgatacatacatatgtatatcaataatagtatttattcgatatttcgacattatctacgaatgtcttgttcacgagctccaccaaataaaaataaaaaacatgataaatatcccgttttaaatactattagtaataaaaataaccatgttaatttaaaatcttatatcacTAATGTTTtgtgtcaatttatatatatgtataaactataCCTACAAGTTCACGaatatatgtagttaaataGAACAAGTCTGGTAATGATTTTCTAGAGTAAGCTGTATCTtctatacatgtaataaaattggactgtctgttgtaatatttaatattaaaataaccgcttgtTACTAAATGCATCTGTATGTATAcgcggtacatatacctaaataatattttttacaatttttgtccgtctgtAAAAGCTGGAccaattttgacgggactttcactggcagatagctgatgcaataaggagtaactaaggctacaataataacttctttgttaaattcaaacgcgccgAAATCGTGGGAACagctaatttttatattataataaaaaagagaatTGATTGTGACaggaacatttttaaaacaagttttttagttttcttttttttttaatttatttcatacaatgaACCATTTACAAACCACAATCTGCATTATTGCTTCTGTGTTTCCATTAAGATCCT carries:
- the Flr gene encoding actin-interacting protein 1 → MSYSNKYTFAALPRTQRGTPLVLGGDPKGKNFLYTNGNSVIIRDIENPAISDVYTEHSCQVNVAKYSPSGFYIASGDVSGKVRIWDTVNKEHILKNEFQPIGGPIKDIAWSADSQRMVVVGEGRERFGHVFMAETGTSVGEISGQSKPINSVDFRPARPFRIVTASEDNTIAVFEGPPFKFKCTKQEHTRFAQAVRYSPDGSLFASAGFDGKIFLFDGATSELKGEIGSPAHKGGVYGIAWSPDGKQLLSCSGDKTCAIWDIETMQRAFIFNMGTAVENQQVSCLWQGKHLLSVSLSGDINYLDVENPDTPLRVLTGHNKPITCLELQDKGLFTASHDGSVTLWNVETGAGRHVRGRGHGNQLNGMRAARGALLTCGIDDTLRRAAAPPDDDVPTYTDDAIPLGSQPRGLDHLADEDLTIVATVKELTVIVDGAKKFSLPIDYEPSCVTIDPKNKHVAVGGGDSKVHIYTLQGTSLSPLTELIHLGPVTDARYSPDSSHLVACDANRKLILYTTDEYKLAHNREWGFHSARVNCVSWSPDGARVASGSLDTTVIVWSRLAPNKHTHIKNAHPQSQITGLTWLDNNTLATVGQDANTRIWDVPA